The genomic stretch TTGATGAATTTAAAAATACTTATGCATATGCGGCAGTTCAGGATCTGACAGCTGCGAATGGCACCATATACGCATTGCCTTTTTATGTCGACACGCTGGCGCTTTATTACAATACCAAAATGTTCTTGAACGAGAGCATACTTGAATATCCGAGAAATTGGATCGAATTCGAAAATTATGTTGAAAAATTGACATATTACAAAAAGGATGCAAGCGGCAAAAATATTTTTGATGGGAATGGAGATCTGATGATAGATTTTGCCGGAGCGGCTTTCGGCGGAGGCAGTAATGTGAACAGAAGCCAGGATATCGTTATGCTTCTTGTGATGCAGAACAACTATGATGAAAAAAATATCGTGTCTTTCAAAACGGAAGGTGCTGAAAATGCCATTAAATTTTATATAGATTTCACGGATCCGAAGAGCAGATTCTATACATGGAGCAAGGATCAAATGTTCTCAATCGATGCATTTACGCAGAGAAAAGCCGCAATGATGGTGAACTATTCAAAAGAGATCCCGAATATCCAGAGCAAGACCGGAGGGACTATGGATTATAAGATAGCGCCGCTTCCGCAGCTCGATGACAGAAGAAAAGTGAACTATGCGAGCTATTGGGTTCCGGTCGTGGCCAGCAAGGCGCCCTGCGCTGCTGCCGCCGGATTAAGAGTGGATTGCTATGATCTTGCATGGGAATTTTTGAATTTCGCCTCGCAAAAAACATATGCGAATATGTATTTGGATAAAACAAATCGGGCTGCTGCGAATCTTGAGATCGCCAGGGAGCAATCGCTGGCCGGAGATGCCAGAAGCGTTTTCGCAAGCCAGGTGTTCACTGCGCGAAGCTGGATCAATCCTTACGATTCCATTTCGGATGAGAAGCTTCTTGAAATGATAAATCAACTGATTGCGAACAAGGAAGGTCGGCAAGATATCGACGGAGCTATGACGATCCCCAGAAGATATATTTCTGAAATAAACAGATGAGAGCGTTGTATTAATTGATGAAACAGCTCATCCCCCTTTTAAGGGGGATTTTAATCCTAATATACCCAAAAAATATGGAAAGTGAACGTGAAATAAAAAAAGAGATCCCTTTGGGATCCGATCCGGAAAAGAATAAAGATAAATCAAGGAAATGCTGCCATTTCAGGTTGATGGGCGTAGTCATTTCTTGCGTCATACTTTCTTCGATCTTTGGAACATTTGCTGGATTTCTGTCATACAAGATGGCGAAAGATCGTTTTGGTGGGGAAAAGTATTATGCGGGTAATGCCCCGGCTGCGGCGCTTCCCGATGGAAAAACGAAAGTGGTGAAGGAGGAATCCGCGATAATCGATGCGGTGAAAATGGTCAGTCCGGCGGTTGTGAGCATTATAATTACGGAAGATCTTCCCAAGGTCGAACGATATTATTCAGACCGCTTCGGAAGCGATCTTTTCAACGGGACACCTTTTGAGTTCAATGTTCCCCAGCAAAGGCAGAACGGTACGGAAAAGCAGGTTACAGGAAAAGGCTCCGGCTTCGTCATTTCAAATGACGGATATATTGTGACGAATAAGCATGTGGTAAGCAATGAAAAAGCGGAATATACCGTTCTGATGAATGACGGTAAAAAATATGATGCAAGGGTCGTAGCACAGGATCCCGTGAACGACATCGCAGTGATCAAGATCGATGCGAAAGACCTGCAAACCGTTGAATTCGGCGATTCGGGATCTATCGAGATCGGGCAGGTGGCTATTGCGATTGGAAACGCTCTCGGGGAATATAAGAACACGGTGAGCGTCGGCGTAATTTCGGGTCTCGACAGGTCCATTGTAGCCGGAAGCGAAGCGACGGGAGATCTTGAACAATTGAAGGGTCTCATTCAGACCGATGCGGCGATCAATCCCGGAAATTCGGGCGGACCTCTTTTGAATTCCAGCGGACAGGTTGTCGGGATGAATACGGCGATCGCAACTAATGCGGAAGGCATCGGATTTGCGATTCCAGTGAAAGAAATAAAGAAAGTCGCAAATGATGTGATGACGGAGGGAAGGATCATCAGGCCCTATATCGGCATCAGATATATGCAGATCACAAAGGATCTTGCGGCAAAGAACAATATTTCATATGACTATGGAGCATTGATCGTCAGGGGCGGCAATAAGGAAGATCTGGCGGTGATACCGGCGAGTCCGGGCGACAAGGCGGGGCTCGTTGAAAATGATATTATCTTGGAAGTTGACGGAGTGAAACTGGATGAAAACAATT from Candidatus Paceibacterota bacterium encodes the following:
- a CDS encoding extracellular solute-binding protein, whose product is MTPQRMMMIFLATIFFLIAGWYLAGCPGTKVCPFFRKEKDPPKKVYLSFIGPWDSAADWGEVTEAFRQYKMQEANGYIDVNVIYEQIDDNINYEEIIKERQFDDEGPNIFMLFHTWMPRYEGKILPVPETMMTLDEFKNTYAYAAVQDLTAANGTIYALPFYVDTLALYYNTKMFLNESILEYPRNWIEFENYVEKLTYYKKDASGKNIFDGNGDLMIDFAGAAFGGGSNVNRSQDIVMLLVMQNNYDEKNIVSFKTEGAENAIKFYIDFTDPKSRFYTWSKDQMFSIDAFTQRKAAMMVNYSKEIPNIQSKTGGTMDYKIAPLPQLDDRRKVNYASYWVPVVASKAPCAAAAGLRVDCYDLAWEFLNFASQKTYANMYLDKTNRAAANLEIAREQSLAGDARSVFASQVFTARSWINPYDSISDEKLLEMINQLIANKEGRQDIDGAMTIPRRYISEINR
- a CDS encoding trypsin-like peptidase domain-containing protein, with the protein product MESEREIKKEIPLGSDPEKNKDKSRKCCHFRLMGVVISCVILSSIFGTFAGFLSYKMAKDRFGGEKYYAGNAPAAALPDGKTKVVKEESAIIDAVKMVSPAVVSIIITEDLPKVERYYSDRFGSDLFNGTPFEFNVPQQRQNGTEKQVTGKGSGFVISNDGYIVTNKHVVSNEKAEYTVLMNDGKKYDARVVAQDPVNDIAVIKIDAKDLQTVEFGDSGSIEIGQVAIAIGNALGEYKNTVSVGVISGLDRSIVAGSEATGDLEQLKGLIQTDAAINPGNSGGPLLNSSGQVVGMNTAIATNAEGIGFAIPVKEIKKVANDVMTEGRIIRPYIGIRYMQITKDLAAKNNISYDYGALIVRGGNKEDLAVIPASPGDKAGLVENDIILEVDGVKLDENNSLTDIVAGHNVGDEITLRISHRGEESTVKVKLEERKQ